A single genomic interval of Dromiciops gliroides isolate mDroGli1 chromosome 1, mDroGli1.pri, whole genome shotgun sequence harbors:
- the PALM gene encoding paralemmin-1 isoform X1 yields the protein MEVSVETTFQQERLQAIAEKRKRQTEIENKRRQLEDDRRQLQHLKSKALRERWLLEGAPSTDSQEDEVMKKQMQDDEQKVKQLEDSILRLETELEILETGDSVPATRENVVVPAQAPAPSPVKEERKEEKILNSQKTPVASPREKKVTSSPMKMVEGTEMMKAAMYSVEITVEKDRVTGETKVLSSTTLPPQEPFLQGVKVYEDEMKVVHAVDATAENGIHQLSSSEVDELIHKADEVTLSEVTVTAAPEARGTPEVARSTPRREITGVQAQPGEASGTEASQEQPVTMIFMGYQNVEDEAETKKVLGLQDTIKAELVVIEDPAPPNGSAQEPSATAATTAPDTKEENQLGEKAGLQTPPLDVTASADKDLDMKKQRCRCCSVM from the exons ATGGA agTTTCTGTAGAGACCACCTTCCAACAGGAAAGGCTGCAGGCCATTGCG gagaagagaaagaggcaaaCTGAAATTGAGAATAAACGGCGGCAATTGGAAGATGACCGGCGGCAGCTGCAGCATTTAAAG TCCAAGGCCCTTCGGGAGAGATGGCTGCTGGAGGGGGCTCCCTCCACCGATTCCCAGGAGGATGAGGTGATGAAGAAGCAGATGCAAGATGATGAACAGAAGGTCAAGCAGTTGGAGGATTCTATCCTGAG GTTGGAGACTGAGCTAGAGATCCTGGAGACGGGCGACTCAGTGCCAGCTACCAGGGAGAATGTGGTGGTGCCAGCCCAGGCCCCTGCCCCAAGCCCggtgaaggaggagaggaaggaggagaagattCTTAATTCCCAGAAG ACCCCAGTGGCCTCACCCAGAG AGAAGAAGGTCACCAGCAGCCCCATGAAGATGGTGGAAGGCACTGAGATGATGAAGGCAG CCATGTACTCTGTGGAGATAACCGTGGAAAAGGATAGGGTGACTGGAGAGACCAAAGTTCTGTCCAGCACCACCCTGCCCCCTCAGGAGCCCTTTCTGCAGGGAGTGAAGGTGTATGAGGACGAGATGAAAG TGGTCCATGCAGTGGACGCCACCGCAGAGAATGGTATTCACCAGTTGAGTTCGTCAGAGGTAGATGAGCTGATCCACAAAGCAGATGAGGTGACGCTGAGTGAAGTGACGGTGACGGCGGCCCCCGAGGCCCGGGGGACCCCTGAGGTGGCCAGGTCCACGCCCCGGCGGGAGATCACCGGGGTCCAGGCACAGCCAGGTGAGGCCTCGGGCACTGAGGCAAGCCAGGAGCAGCCGGTCACTATGATCTTCATGGGCTACCAGAATGTGGAGGATGAGGCCGAGACCAAGAAAGTCCTGGGCTTACAGGACACCATCAAGGCTGAGCTAGTTGTGATCGAGGACCCAGCCCCGCCCAATGGGAGTGCCCAGGAACCATCAGCCACTGCCGCCACCACCGCCCCAGACACCAAGGAAGAGAACCAACTTGGGGAGAAGGCCGGTCTCCAAACCCCGCCACTAGATGTCACAGCCAGCGCAGACAAAGACCTGGATATGAAGAAACAGCGTTGTCGATGTTGTTCTGTAATGTGA
- the PALM gene encoding paralemmin-1 isoform X3: MKKQMQDDEQKVKQLEDSILRLETELEILETGDSVPATRENVVVPAQAPAPSPVKEERKEEKILNSQKTPVASPREKKVTSSPMKMVEGTEMMKAAMYSVEITVEKDRVTGETKVLSSTTLPPQEPFLQGVKVYEDEMKVVHAVDATAENGIHQLSSSEVDELIHKADEVTLSEVTVTAAPEARGTPEVARSTPRREITGVQAQPGEASGTEASQEQPVTMIFMGYQNVEDEAETKKVLGLQDTIKAELVVIEDPAPPNGSAQEPSATAATTAPDTKEENQLGEKAGLQTPPLDVTASADKDLDMKKQRCRCCSVM, translated from the exons ATGAAGAAGCAGATGCAAGATGATGAACAGAAGGTCAAGCAGTTGGAGGATTCTATCCTGAG GTTGGAGACTGAGCTAGAGATCCTGGAGACGGGCGACTCAGTGCCAGCTACCAGGGAGAATGTGGTGGTGCCAGCCCAGGCCCCTGCCCCAAGCCCggtgaaggaggagaggaaggaggagaagattCTTAATTCCCAGAAG ACCCCAGTGGCCTCACCCAGAG AGAAGAAGGTCACCAGCAGCCCCATGAAGATGGTGGAAGGCACTGAGATGATGAAGGCAG CCATGTACTCTGTGGAGATAACCGTGGAAAAGGATAGGGTGACTGGAGAGACCAAAGTTCTGTCCAGCACCACCCTGCCCCCTCAGGAGCCCTTTCTGCAGGGAGTGAAGGTGTATGAGGACGAGATGAAAG TGGTCCATGCAGTGGACGCCACCGCAGAGAATGGTATTCACCAGTTGAGTTCGTCAGAGGTAGATGAGCTGATCCACAAAGCAGATGAGGTGACGCTGAGTGAAGTGACGGTGACGGCGGCCCCCGAGGCCCGGGGGACCCCTGAGGTGGCCAGGTCCACGCCCCGGCGGGAGATCACCGGGGTCCAGGCACAGCCAGGTGAGGCCTCGGGCACTGAGGCAAGCCAGGAGCAGCCGGTCACTATGATCTTCATGGGCTACCAGAATGTGGAGGATGAGGCCGAGACCAAGAAAGTCCTGGGCTTACAGGACACCATCAAGGCTGAGCTAGTTGTGATCGAGGACCCAGCCCCGCCCAATGGGAGTGCCCAGGAACCATCAGCCACTGCCGCCACCACCGCCCCAGACACCAAGGAAGAGAACCAACTTGGGGAGAAGGCCGGTCTCCAAACCCCGCCACTAGATGTCACAGCCAGCGCAGACAAAGACCTGGATATGAAGAAACAGCGTTGTCGATGTTGTTCTGTAATGTGA
- the PALM gene encoding paralemmin-1 isoform X2 yields MEVSVETTFQQERLQAIAEKRKRQTEIENKRRQLEDDRRQLQHLKSKALRERWLLEGAPSTDSQEDEVMKKQMQDDEQKVKQLEDSILRLETELEILETGDSVPATRENVVVPAQAPAPSPVKEERKEEKILNSQKTPVASPREKKVTSSPMKMVEGTEMMKAVVHAVDATAENGIHQLSSSEVDELIHKADEVTLSEVTVTAAPEARGTPEVARSTPRREITGVQAQPGEASGTEASQEQPVTMIFMGYQNVEDEAETKKVLGLQDTIKAELVVIEDPAPPNGSAQEPSATAATTAPDTKEENQLGEKAGLQTPPLDVTASADKDLDMKKQRCRCCSVM; encoded by the exons ATGGA agTTTCTGTAGAGACCACCTTCCAACAGGAAAGGCTGCAGGCCATTGCG gagaagagaaagaggcaaaCTGAAATTGAGAATAAACGGCGGCAATTGGAAGATGACCGGCGGCAGCTGCAGCATTTAAAG TCCAAGGCCCTTCGGGAGAGATGGCTGCTGGAGGGGGCTCCCTCCACCGATTCCCAGGAGGATGAGGTGATGAAGAAGCAGATGCAAGATGATGAACAGAAGGTCAAGCAGTTGGAGGATTCTATCCTGAG GTTGGAGACTGAGCTAGAGATCCTGGAGACGGGCGACTCAGTGCCAGCTACCAGGGAGAATGTGGTGGTGCCAGCCCAGGCCCCTGCCCCAAGCCCggtgaaggaggagaggaaggaggagaagattCTTAATTCCCAGAAG ACCCCAGTGGCCTCACCCAGAG AGAAGAAGGTCACCAGCAGCCCCATGAAGATGGTGGAAGGCACTGAGATGATGAAGGCAG TGGTCCATGCAGTGGACGCCACCGCAGAGAATGGTATTCACCAGTTGAGTTCGTCAGAGGTAGATGAGCTGATCCACAAAGCAGATGAGGTGACGCTGAGTGAAGTGACGGTGACGGCGGCCCCCGAGGCCCGGGGGACCCCTGAGGTGGCCAGGTCCACGCCCCGGCGGGAGATCACCGGGGTCCAGGCACAGCCAGGTGAGGCCTCGGGCACTGAGGCAAGCCAGGAGCAGCCGGTCACTATGATCTTCATGGGCTACCAGAATGTGGAGGATGAGGCCGAGACCAAGAAAGTCCTGGGCTTACAGGACACCATCAAGGCTGAGCTAGTTGTGATCGAGGACCCAGCCCCGCCCAATGGGAGTGCCCAGGAACCATCAGCCACTGCCGCCACCACCGCCCCAGACACCAAGGAAGAGAACCAACTTGGGGAGAAGGCCGGTCTCCAAACCCCGCCACTAGATGTCACAGCCAGCGCAGACAAAGACCTGGATATGAAGAAACAGCGTTGTCGATGTTGTTCTGTAATGTGA